The Plasmodium cynomolgi strain B DNA, chromosome 5, whole genome shotgun sequence genome segment AATGATAGTTTATCtaaaagaggcaaaaatgaTTACTTTAATAAGCCATATGTAAGCACCAAAGTTTTGCCTTTCGGATGTGAAGAGAAggatatttcaaaaaagcTCTCAAGGAGCAGTATAGAAAAACTGTTGAATAATACAGGCTTTCTTTTTGCTGATAAAAAGAAGGCatatattgttttttattacttgATTGATTACCATAAGGGTAAATATCAAAAGATGATAAATAAACTATGGCTAGTTTTTACTGAATTAGCAGCAAAAAGTGGAATGCCTGATGAACAAcgattgaaatttttaatggaTTGTCATTCAGCTCTCGCACGCGATTTTGATACTCTAGATGAATCCTATGAAAATCGTTTCTTTTCCATGgccaaaaataaattcatgtT includes the following:
- a CDS encoding RAD protein (Pv-fam-e;~putative) translates to MLTHVNPVCFIKLSIQSESQPQACQRKLVELSLYVNDSLSKRGKNDYFNKPYVSTKVLPFGCEEKDISKKLSRSSIEKLLNNTGFLFADKKKAYIVFYYLIDYHKGKYQKMINKLWLVFTELAAKSGMPDEQRLKFLMDCHSALARDFDTLDESYENRFFSMAKNKFMLQLSFRIFISSLVWSNVKLRRVNKKKWKKAMMNIIETYKA